In Streptomyces qaidamensis, one DNA window encodes the following:
- a CDS encoding cysteine dioxygenase: MSVSPSVSPSVSPSAASSASSSAGSAPTQADLYDFVRRTAADTELINSLPLDPEGRTWVRLDGPGGSEAWLIGWPPGTGTGWHDHADSVGAFLTASGELKENSLAARLPTDGWKTLELTEDVDRERRLRAGQGRAFGRHHVHEVLNESPDLHAISVHAYYPPLPQIRRYSRSGPVLRLEQVERPEDWQ; encoded by the coding sequence GTGTCTGTATCCCCATCTGTATCCCCGTCTGTATCCCCATCTGCGGCCTCCTCCGCCTCCTCCTCCGCCGGTTCGGCTCCCACGCAGGCCGATCTCTACGACTTCGTCCGGCGCACGGCCGCCGACACCGAGCTGATCAACTCCCTGCCGCTCGACCCGGAGGGCCGCACCTGGGTGCGGCTGGACGGGCCGGGCGGCAGCGAGGCCTGGCTGATCGGCTGGCCGCCCGGCACGGGCACCGGCTGGCACGACCACGCCGACTCGGTCGGCGCCTTCCTGACCGCGTCGGGCGAGCTCAAGGAGAACTCGCTCGCCGCGCGGCTGCCCACCGACGGCTGGAAGACGCTGGAACTCACCGAGGACGTGGACCGGGAACGCCGGCTGCGGGCCGGCCAGGGCCGCGCTTTCGGCCGGCACCACGTGCACGAGGTGCTCAACGAGTCCCCCGACCTGCACGCGATCTCCGTCCACGCCTACTACCCGCCCCTGCCGCAGATCCGCCGCTACAGCCGCAGCGGTCCGGTCCTGCGCCTGGAGCAGGTCGAGCGCCCGGAGGACTGGCAGTGA
- a CDS encoding putative leader peptide, translating into MRPHGDSELTRPGGRGVLRCVTDTCVRLWRRVHMDLVRYAGCVCRPSC; encoded by the coding sequence GTGCGTCCGCATGGTGACAGTGAGTTGACCCGTCCAGGCGGTCGTGGTGTACTCCGGTGCGTGACCGACACCTGTGTGCGCCTGTGGCGGAGGGTCCATATGGACCTCGTCCGCTATGCGGGCTGCGTGTGTCGACCGTCCTGCTGA